The Corallococcus silvisoli genome has a segment encoding these proteins:
- a CDS encoding hybrid sensor histidine kinase/response regulator, with amino-acid sequence MQPSAPKTTALTPISDATSHHRLAAAPDAPRARILLVDDLPANLLALEAILEPLGQQVVSARSGDEALKALLLDEYACVLMDVQMPGLDGLETARLVRARERTRHLPILFITALSREAAYVTRGYESGAVDYLLKPVDPDILRAKVSVFVELYLRGEKLRAQALELAERHRMEEELMRAAELEQQLVGIVGHDIRTPLAAILTTATTQLSRESLPDGQRKAFERVARGGERIHRIVDQLLDFTRARLGGGIPVVPGAGDLNELCRKVTDELRAARPERSILCEFAHDSLPGVWDLDRLAQVLANLLDNALKYSPGDTPVRLRTSEQGVDTVHVEIHNAGAPIPARLLPALFQPFRHGDGPGRRESLGLGLYIAHSIVTAHGGTLRVESTPETGTCFFLCLPRQALGEVRSRATAPLTA; translated from the coding sequence TTGCAGCCCTCCGCTCCCAAGACGACCGCGCTCACGCCCATCTCCGACGCGACCTCCCACCACCGCCTCGCCGCCGCGCCGGACGCGCCCCGAGCGCGCATCCTCCTGGTGGATGACCTGCCGGCGAACCTGCTCGCCCTGGAGGCCATCCTGGAGCCGCTCGGCCAGCAGGTGGTGTCGGCGCGCTCAGGGGACGAAGCGCTCAAGGCGCTGCTGCTGGACGAGTACGCCTGCGTGCTGATGGATGTGCAGATGCCAGGGCTGGACGGACTGGAGACGGCGCGGCTGGTGCGCGCGCGCGAGCGCACGAGGCACCTGCCCATCCTCTTCATCACCGCGCTCAGCCGCGAGGCGGCCTACGTCACCCGGGGCTACGAATCCGGCGCGGTGGACTACCTGCTCAAGCCCGTGGACCCGGACATCCTGCGCGCCAAGGTGTCGGTGTTCGTGGAGCTGTACCTGCGCGGTGAGAAGCTGCGGGCCCAGGCGCTGGAGCTGGCGGAGCGCCACCGCATGGAGGAGGAGCTCATGCGCGCCGCGGAGCTGGAGCAGCAGCTGGTGGGAATCGTGGGGCACGACATCCGCACCCCGCTGGCGGCCATCCTCACCACGGCGACCACCCAGCTGTCGCGCGAGTCGCTGCCGGACGGACAGCGCAAGGCGTTCGAGCGCGTGGCGAGGGGCGGCGAGCGCATCCACCGCATCGTGGATCAGCTGCTGGACTTCACCCGCGCCCGCCTGGGCGGAGGCATCCCGGTGGTGCCGGGCGCGGGCGACCTCAACGAGCTGTGCCGCAAGGTGACGGACGAGCTGCGCGCGGCGCGCCCGGAGCGCTCCATCCTCTGCGAGTTCGCCCACGACAGCCTCCCGGGCGTGTGGGACCTGGACCGGCTGGCGCAGGTGCTGGCCAACCTCCTGGACAACGCGCTCAAGTACAGCCCCGGGGACACGCCCGTGCGCCTGCGCACCTCCGAGCAGGGCGTGGACACCGTCCATGTGGAGATCCACAACGCCGGGGCCCCCATCCCCGCGCGGCTGCTGCCCGCGCTCTTCCAGCCCTTCCGCCACGGGGACGGCCCGGGCCGCCGCGAGAGCCTGGGCCTGGGCCTCTACATCGCGCACAGCATCGTGACGGCCCACGGAGGGACCCTCCGGGTGGAGTCCACCCCAGAGACGGGCACCTGCTTCTTCCTTTGCCTGCCGCGTCAGGCGCTGGGAGAGGTGCGCTCGCGCGCCACCGCGCCCCTGACGGCCTGA
- a CDS encoding gamma-glutamylcyclotransferase, translated as MDSHYDQVMKAREQADADAPRRYFAYSTILDRAAFDEWKHQHSYGFFELPEGRLAEALDVDLVYDFPSRWWGGRVAGLTDAPGARVYGRLFEIAGKDWPIVQHKEGVVTSMCVERTVRVRVDGQEVEATAFVTNPRRASSDGPVSPRFVEALVRGATSAGLPADYVAMLGRGERR; from the coding sequence ATGGATTCGCACTACGACCAGGTGATGAAGGCGCGCGAGCAGGCGGATGCGGACGCGCCCCGGCGCTACTTCGCGTACTCGACCATCCTGGACCGGGCCGCCTTCGACGAGTGGAAGCACCAGCACAGCTATGGCTTCTTCGAGCTGCCGGAAGGGCGGCTCGCGGAGGCGCTGGACGTGGACCTCGTCTACGACTTCCCCTCGCGCTGGTGGGGCGGGCGGGTGGCGGGCCTCACCGACGCGCCGGGCGCGCGGGTGTACGGCCGGCTCTTCGAGATCGCCGGCAAGGACTGGCCCATCGTCCAGCACAAGGAGGGGGTCGTCACGAGCATGTGCGTGGAGCGCACGGTGCGCGTGCGCGTGGACGGCCAGGAGGTGGAGGCCACCGCGTTCGTGACCAACCCGCGCCGGGCGTCGTCGGACGGGCCGGTGAGCCCGCGCTTCGTGGAGGCGCTGGTGCGCGGCGCGACGAGCGCCGGCCTGCCCGCGGACTACGTGGCGATGCTGGGGCGCGGCGAGCGCCGCTGA
- a CDS encoding PQQ-dependent sugar dehydrogenase, translated as MRLPFVLTTFLGLASLQSGCRSNDPLPSPPDRADAGMQVDAGGSNTDAGIPVELPLQAAFVMVPETMRSAPFDVTRSLNIPNAMRISVWARVPGARFLAVSPEGTLLVSVPSQNKVVQVRPRVNQPPEVTTWASGLGRPHDLVFHERDGQQWVFVSEKNRVTRSQWTAGETTRGAVQTVVSGLPDASLPELQGAYGHELKNIAVDSQHRLYVSIASTCNVCLSDTTSDPLRGAIYRWDWDGGSRTLFARGLRNAEGLAWVPGTDTLWVAVNNRDNTPYPFDDGSGQYGKVIPQYVDNHPPEALTSVREGGHYGWPFCNSNPDSPSGLKHMPLDRDYDLNRDGSRADCATLDRTDQGIQAHSAPLGLTFFDDARLIPEWPRGAIVAYHGSWNRTERTGYKVTVFPWDLGTNQPTGEVDLVTGFKNPDLSVWGRPVDVALDPRTRGLYISDDEAGAIYSLEPLRLP; from the coding sequence ATGCGGCTCCCCTTCGTGCTGACGACCTTCCTGGGACTGGCGTCCCTGCAGTCCGGCTGCCGTTCCAACGATCCGCTCCCCTCCCCTCCTGACAGGGCGGATGCGGGGATGCAGGTGGACGCGGGCGGCTCGAACACGGATGCAGGGATTCCCGTGGAGCTGCCACTGCAAGCGGCCTTCGTGATGGTCCCCGAGACCATGAGGTCGGCGCCCTTCGACGTCACGCGCTCCCTGAACATCCCCAACGCGATGCGGATCTCGGTCTGGGCACGGGTGCCGGGCGCGCGCTTCCTCGCGGTCTCCCCGGAAGGCACCCTGTTGGTGTCGGTGCCCTCGCAGAACAAGGTGGTGCAGGTGCGCCCGCGGGTGAACCAGCCGCCCGAGGTGACGACGTGGGCGTCCGGACTGGGCCGCCCCCATGACCTCGTCTTCCACGAGCGCGACGGCCAGCAGTGGGTGTTCGTGTCGGAGAAGAACCGCGTCACGCGCTCCCAGTGGACCGCGGGCGAGACGACGCGGGGAGCGGTCCAGACCGTGGTCTCCGGCCTGCCGGACGCGTCCCTGCCGGAGCTCCAGGGCGCCTATGGCCACGAGCTGAAGAACATCGCCGTGGACTCCCAGCACCGGCTCTACGTGTCCATCGCGTCCACCTGCAACGTGTGCCTGAGCGACACGACGAGCGACCCGCTGCGCGGCGCCATCTACCGGTGGGACTGGGACGGCGGCTCACGCACGCTGTTCGCCCGGGGCCTGCGCAACGCGGAGGGCCTGGCGTGGGTGCCGGGCACCGACACGCTCTGGGTGGCGGTCAACAACCGCGACAACACGCCCTACCCGTTCGACGACGGCAGCGGCCAGTACGGCAAGGTGATTCCCCAGTACGTGGACAACCACCCGCCAGAGGCCCTCACCTCCGTGCGCGAAGGCGGCCACTACGGGTGGCCCTTCTGCAACTCCAACCCGGACTCGCCCAGCGGCCTGAAGCACATGCCCCTGGATCGCGACTACGACCTGAACCGGGACGGCTCCAGGGCGGACTGCGCCACGCTGGACAGGACCGACCAGGGCATCCAGGCCCACTCGGCGCCCCTGGGCCTGACGTTCTTCGACGACGCCCGGCTCATCCCCGAGTGGCCACGGGGCGCCATCGTCGCCTACCACGGCTCCTGGAACCGCACGGAGCGCACGGGCTACAAGGTCACGGTCTTCCCCTGGGACCTGGGGACGAACCAGCCCACGGGTGAAGTGGACCTCGTCACCGGGTTCAAGAACCCGGACCTGAGCGTGTGGGGCCGGCCGGTGGACGTGGCCCTGGATCCGCGGACCCGGGGCCTCTACATCAGCGACGACGAGGCGGGGGCCATCTACAGCCTGGAGCCCCTCCGCCTGCCGTGA
- a CDS encoding ornithine cyclodeaminase family protein, producing MGLNVLMDELIQALTQALRELDDSVLQVPRREGFASASESRPVGMLGWMPAVRRGETLTLKVTGSLPANRVDAGLPTVVASHSVYDVRTGHLLAVMDGVLATALRTGAASAVASRCLASPDSRVVGLVGCGAQAVSQLHALSRVFRLEQVLVHDVDPDAARSFVRRVAFLDLDVRPTLLPDLEARADILCTATTVAPGAGPVISGHSLQAHAHVNAVGADQPGKTELPLALLRRSLVCPDFPAQARLEGECQQLHPDQIGPDLATVVQQPEEFLGWRQRNTVFDSTGHALEDHVVTRLLLEHARRMQLGTLVALEGLGGDPLDPYGLVRGDAGAWMDTPRRATGT from the coding sequence GTGGGTCTGAACGTCTTGATGGATGAGCTCATCCAGGCGCTGACCCAGGCGCTCCGGGAGCTGGACGACTCCGTCCTCCAGGTGCCCCGGCGCGAGGGCTTCGCGTCGGCGAGCGAGTCGCGGCCGGTGGGGATGCTCGGCTGGATGCCCGCAGTGCGGCGCGGCGAGACGCTGACCTTGAAGGTGACAGGCTCCCTGCCCGCCAACCGGGTGGACGCGGGGCTGCCCACGGTCGTCGCGAGCCACAGCGTCTACGACGTGCGCACCGGCCACCTGCTGGCGGTGATGGACGGCGTGCTCGCCACGGCGCTGCGCACCGGGGCCGCGTCGGCGGTGGCCAGCCGCTGCCTTGCCTCGCCGGACAGCCGCGTGGTGGGGCTGGTGGGCTGCGGCGCGCAGGCCGTCTCGCAGTTGCACGCGCTCAGCCGCGTGTTCCGCCTGGAGCAGGTGTTGGTGCACGACGTGGATCCGGACGCGGCGCGCTCCTTCGTGCGGCGCGTGGCGTTCCTGGACCTGGACGTGCGTCCCACGCTGCTCCCGGACCTGGAGGCGCGCGCGGACATCCTCTGCACCGCGACCACCGTGGCGCCTGGCGCGGGGCCCGTCATCTCTGGCCACTCGCTCCAGGCGCACGCGCACGTGAACGCGGTGGGCGCGGATCAGCCGGGCAAGACGGAGCTGCCGCTGGCGCTCCTGCGCCGCAGCCTGGTGTGCCCGGACTTTCCCGCCCAGGCGCGCCTGGAGGGCGAGTGCCAGCAACTCCACCCGGATCAGATTGGCCCGGACCTGGCCACCGTGGTGCAGCAGCCAGAGGAGTTCCTGGGCTGGCGCCAGCGCAACACGGTGTTCGACTCCACCGGCCACGCGCTGGAGGATCACGTGGTGACGCGCCTCCTGCTGGAGCACGCGCGGCGCATGCAGCTGGGCACCCTGGTGGCGCTGGAGGGGCTGGGCGGTGATCCGCTCGACCCCTACGGGTTGGTGCGCGGTGACGCGGGGGCCTGGATGGACACGCCCCGCCGCGCTACCGGCACCTGA
- a CDS encoding methyl-accepting chemotaxis protein — MRLSLSQKLTLAPLLVALFFTALFFGYLIPRVTSAFEAQGRDVGGALPVALAATLPAAMPGGQTESLQAVLDQVVRHHHVAYLAVFDGMGQLRAISGEYGPAMRELRDRLGRAQGEATFYVRDAELLDLSSRFANGAGSVHVGFNRTASREQVQTITTGVSVVLLLALALFVVVGMVLARRVAAPLVKLTEAAQRIAEHGDLRETVRVDSTDEVGQLASAFSLMVTKVKDLLQQLQGSSDLLRGSVDHLNDSAGRQNEMVSRHAAALQETQVTAQEIRQTSVVASRAAEAVIDVAERAEALGKTGEAAITDSIEGLVDLRAQVEQIAERIMALGERTEQISGITETVKDLADQSHLLAVNAAIEAARSGEHGKGFAVVAREIRGLADQSIRATNQVRSILADISTAIFATVEITAAGTQRMESGLAQVRTSGDTLRQLSSIVRDSVVSARQISQTVNQQATGIEQIFTAVNELNAVMGDTVKRISTTSESAVSLKLLSERVAAMVRDYRL; from the coding sequence ATGCGACTCTCCCTGTCACAGAAGCTCACGTTGGCGCCGCTGCTGGTGGCGCTGTTCTTCACGGCCCTCTTCTTCGGCTATCTCATCCCGCGCGTCACCTCCGCCTTCGAGGCGCAGGGGCGTGACGTGGGCGGCGCGCTGCCCGTGGCGCTGGCGGCCACGCTGCCCGCGGCGATGCCGGGAGGGCAGACGGAGTCGCTCCAGGCGGTGCTGGACCAGGTGGTCCGTCACCACCACGTCGCCTACCTGGCGGTCTTCGACGGCATGGGGCAGCTTCGCGCCATCTCCGGCGAGTACGGCCCCGCGATGCGGGAGCTGAGGGATCGCCTGGGCCGCGCGCAGGGCGAGGCGACGTTCTACGTGCGGGACGCGGAGCTGCTGGACTTGAGTTCGCGCTTCGCGAACGGGGCGGGCAGCGTGCACGTGGGCTTCAACCGCACGGCGTCTCGCGAGCAGGTGCAGACCATCACCACCGGGGTGAGCGTGGTGCTGCTGCTGGCGCTCGCGCTCTTCGTGGTGGTGGGGATGGTGCTGGCGCGCCGGGTGGCGGCGCCGCTGGTGAAGCTCACCGAGGCGGCCCAGCGCATCGCGGAGCACGGCGACCTGCGTGAGACGGTCCGCGTGGACTCCACGGACGAGGTGGGGCAGCTGGCGAGCGCCTTCTCCCTGATGGTGACGAAGGTGAAGGACCTGCTCCAGCAGCTGCAGGGCTCCTCGGATCTGCTCCGGGGCTCGGTGGACCACCTGAACGACTCCGCGGGCCGGCAGAACGAGATGGTGTCGCGCCACGCCGCCGCGCTGCAGGAGACGCAGGTGACGGCGCAGGAGATCCGCCAGACGTCGGTGGTGGCGTCGCGCGCCGCGGAGGCCGTCATCGACGTGGCCGAGCGCGCGGAGGCGCTGGGCAAGACGGGCGAGGCCGCCATCACGGACAGCATCGAAGGGCTGGTGGATCTGCGCGCGCAGGTGGAGCAGATCGCCGAGCGCATCATGGCGCTGGGCGAGCGCACCGAGCAGATCTCCGGCATCACCGAGACGGTGAAGGACCTGGCGGACCAGTCCCACCTGCTCGCGGTGAACGCGGCCATCGAGGCGGCGCGCTCCGGTGAGCACGGCAAGGGCTTCGCGGTGGTGGCCCGGGAGATTCGCGGGCTGGCGGACCAGTCCATCCGGGCGACGAACCAGGTGCGCAGCATCCTGGCGGACATCAGCACCGCCATCTTCGCCACGGTGGAGATCACCGCCGCGGGCACGCAGCGCATGGAGTCCGGTCTGGCGCAGGTGCGCACGTCCGGGGACACGCTGCGCCAGCTGTCCTCCATCGTGCGCGACAGCGTGGTGTCCGCCCGGCAGATCTCCCAGACGGTCAACCAGCAGGCCACGGGCATCGAGCAGATCTTCACCGCCGTGAACGAGCTCAACGCGGTGATGGGGGACACGGTGAAGCGCATCTCCACCACCAGTGAGTCCGCCGTGTCGCTCAAGCTCCTCTCCGAGCGCGTGGCGGCGATGGTGCGGGACTACCGGCTGTAA
- a CDS encoding polyprenyl synthetase family protein, whose protein sequence is MDVAHELTEFLGQVEQRLTDLLADGDVGPDVKGDTLMDAARHLCLGTGGKRARPMLVRLFGSVVGVSAAPLVDVGVAAEMIHSASLLHDDVVDAGMFRRGRPTVNARWGNIVAVMSGDLILSTALSRLSMLDARLVQSGLAIVTEMTRAAIAEVEARGDMNLPLTRLRYIAEGKTGSLFGWCGKAAATLANQPEAMARFDAFGRHLGVAFQIADDIRDILGTDEGKPRYADVHSRTPSLPILLAVSRDESLRRKLKDAWAFSVITPERTREIGAAIEATGAVEASMDKMNIEIEAALDKLGPFANDAAGAELMSWAHRLAEGIAQQVKGRAA, encoded by the coding sequence ATGGATGTCGCTCACGAGCTGACGGAGTTTCTGGGGCAGGTGGAGCAGCGTCTGACCGACCTGCTCGCGGACGGCGACGTCGGACCGGACGTCAAGGGGGACACGCTGATGGACGCGGCCCGCCACCTGTGCCTGGGCACCGGGGGCAAGCGGGCGCGACCCATGCTCGTCCGGCTGTTCGGCAGCGTGGTGGGCGTGTCCGCGGCGCCGTTGGTGGACGTGGGCGTGGCGGCGGAGATGATCCACTCGGCCAGCCTCCTGCACGACGACGTGGTGGACGCGGGCATGTTCCGCCGCGGCCGCCCGACGGTGAACGCGCGCTGGGGCAACATCGTCGCGGTGATGAGCGGCGACCTCATCCTGTCCACGGCGCTCTCGCGGCTGTCCATGCTGGACGCGCGCCTGGTGCAGAGCGGGCTGGCCATCGTCACGGAGATGACCCGCGCGGCCATCGCGGAGGTGGAGGCGCGGGGCGACATGAACCTGCCGCTCACGCGGCTGCGCTACATCGCCGAGGGCAAGACGGGGTCGCTGTTCGGCTGGTGCGGCAAGGCCGCGGCGACGCTGGCGAACCAGCCGGAGGCGATGGCGCGCTTCGACGCGTTCGGCCGCCACCTGGGCGTGGCGTTCCAGATCGCCGACGACATCCGCGACATCCTGGGCACGGACGAGGGCAAGCCCCGGTACGCGGACGTGCACTCGCGCACGCCGTCGCTGCCCATCCTGCTGGCGGTGTCGCGGGATGAGTCCCTGCGCCGCAAGCTCAAGGACGCGTGGGCGTTCTCCGTCATCACCCCGGAGCGCACGCGTGAGATTGGCGCCGCCATCGAGGCCACCGGCGCGGTGGAGGCGTCCATGGACAAGATGAACATCGAGATTGAAGCGGCGCTGGACAAGCTGGGGCCCTTCGCGAACGACGCCGCGGGCGCGGAGCTGATGAGCTGGGCGCACCGGCTCGCGGAGGGAATCGCGCAGCAGGTGAAGGGACGCGCTGCATGA
- a CDS encoding GbsR/MarR family transcriptional regulator: protein MKGYLWTGGDPGSQKTLVPQVNNRLAAWEAIAVEAVGNVIEFWGFKRNQGRVWGLLYLRGEPLTAGEIERELELSKGGVSMLLRDLEHWRAIQRVRVPQDTVWRYEAETDLVRMVTHVVEEREAAFVTRIRADLSEARRLAEGTGGVQAERLRRLERMATLAEHVERALRLFIKTSRLDVGGVLGAFRDGALARKGER, encoded by the coding sequence ATGAAGGGCTACCTGTGGACGGGGGGGGATCCCGGGAGCCAGAAGACCCTGGTGCCGCAGGTCAACAACCGGCTCGCGGCCTGGGAAGCCATCGCGGTGGAAGCGGTGGGCAACGTCATTGAATTCTGGGGCTTCAAGCGCAACCAGGGGCGGGTGTGGGGCCTGCTCTACCTGCGCGGTGAACCCCTGACCGCGGGCGAGATCGAACGCGAGCTGGAGCTGTCCAAGGGCGGCGTCTCCATGCTGCTGCGCGACCTGGAGCACTGGCGCGCCATCCAGCGGGTGCGCGTGCCGCAGGACACCGTGTGGCGCTACGAGGCGGAGACGGACCTGGTGCGGATGGTGACGCACGTGGTGGAGGAGCGCGAAGCGGCCTTCGTCACCCGCATCCGGGCGGACCTGTCGGAGGCGCGCCGGCTGGCGGAGGGCACGGGCGGCGTGCAGGCGGAGCGGCTGCGGCGGCTGGAGCGCATGGCCACGCTGGCCGAGCACGTGGAGCGCGCGCTGCGCCTGTTCATCAAGACGTCCCGGTTGGACGTGGGCGGGGTGCTGGGCGCGTTCCGCGACGGCGCCCTCGCGCGCAAGGGCGAGCGGTAG
- a CDS encoding alpha/beta fold hydrolase, with protein sequence MNDSSTWIPVDGSDPMRAWIRRPASGSGPGLLLLMVEAFEGNAHLKLMAERFSEEGYVVVVPDLASRGEPEEVDLKPVVAWARALPEVVGLKGHKQVGALGFGLGGTLAAQLAAHGHVDCAVAYCAPGMEDVLAQAGEDAAPIALNFAEWDGFVPPSAVARVKQHLHADVELYMYPGVRHGFFREGSPAYHRPSQMTAHTRTLALLKRVMGPRYDLAALWDRHTELEFAIRDADATMKTMVAHPYVNSVPVMTGGVGAEYLHRFYENHFVHANPKDTKMTLLSRTVGADRVVDEFIFSFTHDIEMDWMLPGIPPTGKYVEAAFVAVVNFRGDKLYHEHIYWDQASVLVQLGLLERKGLPVTGAEAAHKLLDETLPSNVLMEKWDESAPAKRQAG encoded by the coding sequence ATGAACGACAGCTCGACGTGGATTCCCGTGGATGGGAGCGACCCGATGAGGGCGTGGATCCGCCGTCCAGCGTCAGGCAGTGGTCCAGGCCTGCTGCTGTTGATGGTGGAAGCCTTCGAGGGCAACGCTCACCTGAAGCTGATGGCCGAGCGCTTCAGTGAGGAGGGCTACGTGGTGGTGGTGCCGGACCTCGCGTCGCGGGGGGAGCCGGAGGAGGTGGACCTGAAGCCGGTGGTGGCCTGGGCGCGGGCGCTTCCGGAGGTGGTCGGGCTCAAGGGGCACAAGCAGGTGGGGGCGCTGGGCTTCGGTCTGGGCGGCACGCTGGCCGCGCAGCTGGCGGCGCACGGTCACGTCGATTGCGCGGTGGCCTACTGCGCGCCGGGGATGGAGGACGTGCTGGCGCAGGCCGGGGAGGACGCGGCGCCCATCGCGCTCAACTTCGCGGAGTGGGATGGCTTCGTGCCCCCGTCCGCGGTGGCGCGCGTGAAGCAGCACCTCCACGCGGATGTGGAGCTGTACATGTATCCGGGCGTCCGCCATGGGTTCTTCCGCGAGGGTTCGCCGGCCTACCACCGGCCCTCGCAGATGACGGCGCACACGCGCACCCTCGCGCTGCTCAAGCGGGTGATGGGGCCGCGCTACGACCTGGCGGCGCTCTGGGACCGGCACACGGAGCTGGAGTTCGCCATCCGGGACGCCGACGCGACCATGAAGACCATGGTCGCCCATCCATACGTCAACAGCGTCCCGGTGATGACGGGCGGCGTGGGCGCGGAGTACCTGCACCGCTTCTATGAGAACCACTTCGTGCACGCCAATCCCAAGGACACGAAGATGACGCTCCTGTCCCGCACGGTGGGCGCGGACCGCGTCGTGGATGAGTTCATCTTCAGCTTCACCCACGACATCGAGATGGACTGGATGCTCCCGGGCATCCCGCCCACCGGCAAGTACGTGGAGGCGGCCTTCGTCGCGGTGGTGAACTTCCGCGGCGACAAGCTCTACCACGAGCACATCTATTGGGATCAGGCGTCCGTGCTCGTGCAGCTGGGCCTGCTGGAGCGCAAGGGGCTGCCCGTCACCGGCGCGGAGGCCGCGCACAAGCTGCTGGACGAAACGCTCCCATCCAACGTGCTGATGGAGAAGTGGGACGAGAGCGCTCCCGCCAAGCGGCAGGCGGGCTGA
- a CDS encoding MFS transporter: MSPAAFRRRIVQGFASLATGVPLFRPGASLPGASAPLLGAPPPPDGRRGPPVHRRLRASLHMSIVEGMFAEVFTACAGATVLTAWAIALKLGPFLVGVMTALPFFAQFVQFPAAWLTLCFGHRRVALSAVCLSRLVMLPLAVLPWLKLSLTGQQHLLLAVAGASALLAVVGNNAWVAWMGELVPRAVRGRFFGKRTALTTVMGTGASLAAGLLLDRLKVLDGVGVALPLLALGACIMGVVTTLMMAAQHDPAPVDSAPRLELKAALLPWKDDGARRVLVYQLAWNAAVGVSAPFFALHSLQNLKMTFVIMALHAAAVAGVRVLTASMWGRAIDRMGAQPVLLGCSLGISVIPMLWLLPTAGTLWPLLFDVLLAGSLWSGHGLAIFALPLSVAPRRGRPFYLAAFATAGGLAYAAAAAVGGALAACIPQQFMLGGRLWANLHVLFVVSSVARLGAAFLAARVNEPGAATARTVGQVLERLLPRLRPRLEAEREPSPRS; the protein is encoded by the coding sequence GTGTCCCCCGCCGCCTTCCGCCGCCGCATCGTCCAGGGCTTCGCGTCCCTCGCCACGGGCGTTCCCCTCTTCCGCCCCGGCGCCTCGCTGCCCGGCGCCTCGGCGCCGCTCCTGGGGGCGCCCCCCCCGCCGGATGGACGGCGGGGCCCGCCGGTCCACCGGCGCCTCCGCGCGTCGCTGCACATGTCCATCGTGGAGGGGATGTTCGCGGAGGTGTTCACCGCGTGCGCGGGCGCCACGGTCCTCACGGCGTGGGCCATCGCGCTGAAGCTGGGGCCGTTCCTGGTGGGGGTGATGACGGCGCTGCCCTTCTTCGCCCAGTTCGTGCAGTTCCCCGCCGCGTGGCTCACCCTGTGCTTCGGCCACCGGCGGGTGGCGCTCAGCGCGGTGTGCCTGTCCCGGCTCGTGATGCTGCCGCTGGCGGTGCTGCCGTGGCTGAAGCTGTCCCTCACGGGGCAGCAGCACCTGCTGCTCGCCGTGGCGGGGGCGTCCGCGCTGCTGGCCGTGGTGGGCAACAACGCCTGGGTGGCGTGGATGGGGGAGCTGGTGCCACGCGCCGTGCGGGGCCGCTTCTTCGGCAAGCGCACCGCGCTCACCACCGTGATGGGCACCGGCGCTTCGCTCGCCGCGGGCCTGCTCCTGGACCGGCTGAAGGTCCTGGACGGCGTGGGCGTGGCCCTGCCGCTCCTGGCCCTGGGCGCCTGCATCATGGGCGTCGTCACCACGCTGATGATGGCCGCGCAGCATGATCCCGCGCCGGTGGACAGCGCCCCCAGGCTGGAGCTCAAGGCGGCGCTCCTGCCCTGGAAGGACGACGGCGCGCGACGGGTGCTGGTGTACCAGCTGGCGTGGAACGCGGCGGTGGGCGTGTCCGCGCCGTTCTTCGCGCTGCACAGCCTGCAGAACCTCAAGATGACCTTCGTCATCATGGCGCTGCACGCGGCGGCGGTGGCGGGGGTGCGCGTCCTCACCGCGTCCATGTGGGGCCGCGCCATTGATCGCATGGGCGCACAGCCGGTGCTGCTGGGCTGCTCGCTGGGCATCAGCGTCATCCCCATGCTGTGGCTCCTGCCGACGGCGGGGACGCTGTGGCCGTTGCTGTTCGACGTGCTCCTGGCGGGCTCGCTGTGGAGCGGCCACGGCCTGGCCATCTTCGCGCTGCCCCTCTCGGTGGCGCCGCGCCGGGGCCGGCCCTTCTACCTGGCGGCGTTCGCCACCGCGGGCGGGCTGGCCTACGCGGCGGCGGCGGCCGTGGGCGGCGCGCTGGCGGCGTGCATCCCTCAGCAGTTCATGCTGGGGGGCCGCCTGTGGGCGAACCTCCACGTCCTCTTCGTCGTGTCGTCGGTGGCCCGGCTGGGCGCGGCCTTCCTCGCGGCCCGGGTGAACGAACCCGGCGCCGCCACCGCGCGCACCGTGGGCCAGGTGCTGGAAAGGCTGCTGCCCCGGCTTCGCCCCAGGCTCGAAGCGGAGCGCGAACCCTCACCGCGCTCCTGA